A genomic window from Candidatus Pelagisphaera phototrophica includes:
- a CDS encoding sulfatase encodes MKLTRILPAVAFVFLGVAPLAAENRPNIVFFLVDDLGWSDVGSFGSPFYDTPHIDQLAAEGVRFTDAYAACHVCSPTRASILTGKYPATLNLTDWLNGRSDRPYQVLQNPDKAMVLDPDETTLAEVLKGEGYSTALFGKWHLGRGTTPTAHGFDLHVPYSVNSNLGRLGFYNPKDIPGLDGGEYVTDRLAELAANYIDVNKDNPFLLYMSHFSVHDPIHGRPDLVEKYKKKLAAMPPQPGPDFILEGNPDSPTNPTRAELDELIKQPEYRDTYTSYANDLVKVKQRQDNVEFAGMVESVDQSLGTLIEKLKEHGLEDNTIVIFMSDNGGMSVMNGTPHFETTKDKIDTRASTSNLPLRGAKGWLYEGGIRVPMIVKWPHQGKAGIVSDEPVISTDFFPTILEMLGVEYDANGLDGKSFTRLVKGQKMNRGPIYWHFPHYSNHGMQSPGGGIRDGDYKLLEYFENGTVQLFNLAKDIGEQNDLSKTNVRKAKELTAKLHQWRKDVRAQMMTPNPNYDPATDLWSGRR; translated from the coding sequence ATGAAATTGACTCGAATACTCCCCGCAGTCGCCTTTGTATTCCTTGGCGTGGCACCGCTAGCGGCAGAAAACCGCCCCAACATCGTCTTCTTTCTTGTCGACGATCTAGGTTGGTCCGACGTGGGTAGCTTTGGCTCCCCATTTTACGATACGCCGCATATTGATCAACTCGCTGCGGAAGGGGTCCGCTTTACGGATGCCTATGCAGCCTGCCATGTCTGCTCACCTACACGGGCCAGCATTCTTACGGGGAAATACCCCGCGACCTTGAACCTGACTGATTGGCTCAATGGTCGCTCGGACCGGCCTTATCAGGTCTTGCAGAATCCTGACAAGGCAATGGTTCTCGACCCTGATGAGACTACTCTAGCTGAAGTTTTGAAGGGGGAAGGCTATTCCACCGCGCTGTTTGGCAAGTGGCATTTAGGAAGAGGCACTACTCCGACCGCTCATGGCTTTGACCTGCATGTTCCGTATTCCGTGAACTCCAACCTTGGACGGCTTGGGTTTTACAACCCGAAAGACATTCCAGGTCTCGATGGCGGAGAGTACGTGACCGACCGCTTGGCGGAATTGGCCGCTAATTATATTGATGTGAACAAGGACAATCCGTTCCTATTGTATATGTCTCACTTCTCAGTGCATGACCCTATTCACGGTCGGCCGGATCTGGTTGAGAAGTACAAGAAGAAACTGGCCGCTATGCCGCCTCAGCCGGGACCAGACTTTATACTTGAAGGAAACCCCGACAGCCCCACGAATCCAACCCGAGCGGAGCTCGATGAATTGATCAAGCAGCCGGAGTATCGGGATACCTACACGTCTTATGCAAATGACCTCGTAAAGGTGAAGCAGAGGCAGGACAATGTTGAGTTCGCCGGGATGGTTGAAAGCGTTGATCAAAGCTTGGGCACGCTCATAGAGAAACTGAAGGAGCATGGCCTCGAGGATAACACCATCGTTATTTTCATGTCGGACAATGGTGGAATGTCGGTGATGAACGGCACTCCTCATTTCGAAACCACAAAAGACAAAATTGACACACGAGCTTCCACGTCGAATCTACCGCTGCGTGGTGCCAAGGGGTGGCTCTACGAAGGCGGTATTCGCGTTCCTATGATCGTTAAATGGCCTCATCAAGGCAAGGCTGGGATTGTCAGCGACGAGCCGGTCATCAGTACCGACTTTTTCCCTACAATTCTTGAGATGCTCGGGGTTGAGTACGATGCCAACGGCCTCGATGGGAAGAGTTTCACTCGTCTGGTAAAGGGGCAGAAAATGAACAGAGGCCCCATCTATTGGCATTTCCCACACTACAGCAACCATGGGATGCAAAGTCCGGGTGGTGGTATTCGCGACGGCGATTACAAGCTGCTTGAATATTTTGAGAACGGAACCGTTCAGCTTTTCAATCTAGCAAAGGACATCGGGGAGCAGAACGATCTTTCGAAAACGAATGTTCGGAAAGCAAAAGAGCTCACAGCGAAACTACACCAATGGCGCAAAGACGTCCGTGCACAGATGATGACACCCAATCCGAATTACGACCCGGCAACCGATCTATGGTCAGGAAGACGATAA
- a CDS encoding sulfatase-like hydrolase/transferase — protein MPIPAKTLYLWFTLGFVLHSFGNDKPNIIVILADDLGYSDIGCFGGEIETPNLDRLAKNGLRYTNFYNTSKCWTTRASLLTGEYWQKVTVGNGLKPETTTIADRLKHADYRTYLSGKWHLDQNRHDDPSRNPLEFGFDTYFGNLHGAVSYFNPYSLMRGKASASDEIGEEFYLTDAISDDAQENIRNHVREHSESPFFLYLAYTAPHWPLHALPVDIAKYEAYYKGKSFDEIRRSRFEKMNSIGVLPQGTSFSEPSHRAWSDLNQSLNTRRMAVYAAMVDCMDRGIGQVIKALEDTGQLENTLICFMTDNGADSTESIAHNNAVGCLGGEAITLDGRPISISGHENPGDEATFQSYGPDWANVSNTPYRYFKLTSYEGGIRSPFILHWPAGVEASRRGTVDQEMISHLIDLSPSFLRLAGEPVPESMDGISVAQYWNGTKTGNPQRTLFNAFGKSSTMLEHPWKLVNHHANSYLFNIESDASETNDLAAFHQERLEAMKRKLAAWKSTMEK, from the coding sequence ATGCCTATTCCAGCCAAAACTCTTTATCTCTGGTTCACTCTAGGATTCGTACTGCATTCATTCGGAAATGACAAACCGAACATAATCGTCATCCTGGCAGACGACCTCGGATATTCGGACATAGGCTGCTTCGGCGGTGAAATTGAAACCCCAAACCTTGATAGGCTAGCCAAGAACGGGCTGCGCTACACAAATTTCTACAATACGTCCAAATGCTGGACGACCCGCGCTTCCCTTCTAACCGGCGAGTACTGGCAGAAGGTGACCGTTGGGAACGGATTGAAACCGGAAACCACTACCATCGCAGACCGGTTGAAACATGCAGATTACCGGACCTACCTGAGCGGGAAGTGGCACTTGGATCAAAATCGACATGACGACCCTTCTCGAAATCCACTGGAGTTTGGATTCGACACATATTTTGGAAATCTACATGGAGCGGTCAGCTATTTCAATCCCTATAGCCTGATGCGCGGCAAGGCGTCCGCCTCTGATGAGATTGGAGAAGAATTCTACTTGACCGATGCGATCAGCGATGACGCTCAGGAGAATATCCGCAACCACGTTCGCGAGCACTCAGAGTCTCCCTTCTTTCTCTACTTGGCCTATACTGCCCCTCACTGGCCGCTGCATGCCCTGCCGGTCGACATTGCGAAGTACGAAGCCTACTATAAAGGAAAGAGTTTCGATGAGATTCGCCGCTCTCGTTTCGAGAAAATGAACTCTATTGGCGTGCTACCGCAAGGGACCTCGTTTTCCGAACCGAGCCACCGAGCTTGGTCAGATTTAAACCAAAGTTTGAATACGCGTCGCATGGCAGTTTATGCAGCAATGGTCGATTGTATGGACCGTGGGATTGGGCAGGTTATCAAGGCCTTAGAAGATACCGGCCAATTGGAAAATACTCTCATTTGTTTCATGACCGACAATGGCGCGGACTCCACGGAATCGATCGCACACAACAATGCGGTCGGGTGTCTAGGCGGCGAGGCAATCACTCTAGATGGGCGCCCTATCAGCATTTCCGGGCATGAAAATCCCGGCGATGAAGCAACCTTTCAAAGCTACGGCCCCGATTGGGCCAACGTATCCAACACTCCTTACCGCTACTTCAAACTGACCAGCTACGAAGGAGGTATTCGCTCTCCCTTCATTCTGCATTGGCCTGCTGGGGTCGAAGCCAGTCGCCGCGGCACGGTGGACCAGGAGATGATTAGCCACCTCATCGACCTGTCGCCGAGCTTCCTCCGCTTGGCCGGAGAACCAGTACCCGAATCGATGGATGGAATCAGCGTAGCCCAATATTGGAACGGTACGAAAACCGGCAATCCGCAAAGGACCTTATTCAATGCCTTCGGGAAAAGTAGCACAATGCTTGAACACCCGTGGAAACTTGTGAACCACCACGCTAATAGCTACCTATTCAATATCGAGAGCGACGCTTCCGAAACCAATGATCTTGCCGCCTTCCACCAAGAGCGTTTGGAAGCGATGAAACGAAAGCTCGCCGCCTGGAAATCGACAATGGAAAAATAA
- a CDS encoding DUF1552 domain-containing protein, translating into MKSPYERPIDRRHFLKGLGVVLALPAFESLGPSLVASKTMTRPRRLVYVGSHLGFWPGGFFPKNAGKDFEASMTLKQIDRHRSDFTVFSHLDHGLGGGHKCVHSFLSGIKKEESAGFPEKNMSVDQAAAEFSGSRTRYRSITAGLKGGTDMCWTRSGVNIPPVSNPARLFEALFVNSDKASLEEERKRLLHRSSVLDALRESAKTLGGKLNIADRDKLDQYLTSVREVEQRLQMSNEWLDRPKPKSPINRVVDQNRLHIEEMPLLYDLLVLALQTDSTRVASFEIPMGFQTAELEVSSYHGLSHHGKEASRLDQLQIVEAYLMRQFGHFMDRLKEADLFDDTLVAMGSGMGNAHTHSNKDLPVLIAGGGLNHKGHLICPEDKGKRIPLSNLWLSSLQWFGMDTERFGRSTGTFSPMNLA; encoded by the coding sequence ATGAAGTCGCCATACGAAAGACCGATCGACCGTCGCCACTTTTTGAAAGGTTTGGGCGTTGTTCTTGCGTTGCCAGCGTTTGAAAGCCTGGGCCCCAGTCTTGTGGCTTCAAAAACAATGACTCGTCCCCGACGACTGGTCTACGTGGGCAGTCATTTAGGATTTTGGCCAGGAGGATTTTTCCCCAAGAACGCGGGCAAAGATTTCGAGGCGAGTATGACTTTGAAGCAGATTGACCGTCATCGTAGCGATTTCACTGTGTTTTCCCATCTGGATCACGGGTTAGGCGGAGGACACAAGTGCGTGCACTCGTTCTTGAGTGGAATAAAAAAAGAGGAATCGGCCGGATTTCCGGAGAAAAACATGTCGGTAGATCAAGCCGCGGCAGAGTTTTCCGGAAGCCGGACCCGCTACCGGTCAATCACAGCCGGTCTCAAGGGAGGTACAGACATGTGTTGGACACGTTCGGGGGTCAATATTCCGCCTGTCAGCAATCCCGCTCGTCTATTTGAAGCCTTGTTTGTCAATTCTGATAAAGCCAGTCTGGAAGAGGAGCGTAAACGCCTTTTGCACCGAAGTAGTGTTTTGGATGCACTACGTGAGTCAGCTAAGACCCTAGGCGGTAAACTCAACATCGCCGACCGGGATAAGCTGGATCAATACCTAACCTCGGTTCGTGAAGTGGAACAGCGCTTGCAAATGTCAAACGAATGGCTGGACCGCCCGAAGCCAAAATCACCGATCAATCGAGTTGTCGACCAAAACCGGTTGCATATTGAGGAAATGCCCCTACTCTACGATTTACTGGTTCTGGCCTTACAGACCGATTCAACCCGCGTAGCGTCTTTTGAAATACCAATGGGATTTCAAACTGCCGAATTGGAAGTCAGTTCCTACCACGGACTTTCTCACCATGGAAAAGAAGCAAGTCGATTGGATCAACTGCAAATCGTCGAAGCCTATCTTATGAGACAGTTCGGCCATTTTATGGATCGACTGAAAGAAGCCGATTTGTTCGACGATACTTTGGTCGCCATGGGCAGTGGTATGGGAAATGCCCATACACATAGCAATAAGGACTTGCCGGTACTGATAGCCGGCGGCGGACTAAATCACAAGGGGCACTTGATATGCCCCGAGGACAAAGGTAAACGAATTCCCCTTAGCAACCTCTGGCTTTCTTCGTTGCAATGGTTCGGTATGGATACTGAACGTTTTGGGCGCAGCACGGGAACATTCTCACCGATGAACTTAGCGTAA
- a CDS encoding PQQ-binding-like beta-propeller repeat protein codes for MKIQSSLLIGGLMVAKSLTLQAYASETSNQSDWTGWRGPDQTNISPDTGLLKSWPKGGPKLLWTYEDAGSGYSSAAIVDGKLYTLGASDSQERVICLDANTGEELWTSEFETDPEEGYRTQWGAGPRSTPTVSDGHVYVLGVAGDIACLTAESGKRIWRKNLVKDFGGAVSKWGYSESPTVDGDKLLITPGGSKGAIVALNKKTGTKLWQSKKLKDAAEYSAVVVANVDGQRQYIQLFMNTLAGVDAANGNLIWKSDWPQGRTAVIPTPIYRDGHVFMTSGYRAGARLVKLNGKKAEVVWENQEMINHHGGVVLVGDHVYGFSDQRKGNLMCIEFMTGKVAWMERVERELHKGAVHAADGMLYCLNETEGWVYLVEASPSGFKETGKFQLPKETTLRDDNNGKVWSHPVVFNGKLYLRDQDLIFCYDVKG; via the coding sequence ATGAAAATTCAATCCTCTCTGTTAATTGGCGGCCTGATGGTCGCGAAATCGTTGACCTTGCAAGCCTACGCCTCGGAAACCTCTAACCAGTCCGATTGGACAGGATGGCGCGGACCGGACCAAACCAATATCTCCCCAGACACCGGTCTTCTTAAGTCGTGGCCTAAAGGCGGCCCAAAACTCCTTTGGACCTACGAAGACGCAGGAAGTGGCTACTCCAGTGCGGCCATCGTCGACGGGAAGTTATACACGCTCGGCGCTAGCGATAGCCAAGAACGGGTCATCTGCTTGGACGCGAATACTGGCGAGGAACTTTGGACTTCGGAGTTTGAAACGGATCCGGAGGAAGGCTATCGCACCCAATGGGGGGCCGGGCCACGCTCCACGCCTACCGTAAGCGATGGACATGTCTACGTGCTCGGAGTGGCTGGCGATATCGCCTGCTTGACCGCAGAAAGCGGAAAGCGGATCTGGCGCAAGAACTTGGTCAAGGATTTCGGTGGCGCGGTGTCCAAGTGGGGTTATTCAGAGTCGCCCACAGTGGACGGCGACAAGCTACTAATAACGCCAGGAGGGAGCAAAGGGGCAATCGTAGCCCTCAACAAGAAGACCGGCACAAAACTGTGGCAGTCGAAAAAACTGAAGGACGCGGCCGAGTATTCCGCAGTCGTGGTCGCCAACGTGGATGGCCAACGCCAGTACATACAGCTATTCATGAATACGCTCGCCGGTGTGGATGCTGCGAACGGAAACTTGATTTGGAAATCCGATTGGCCCCAGGGAAGAACAGCGGTGATTCCTACGCCGATCTACCGAGACGGTCACGTATTTATGACTTCAGGATACCGCGCGGGTGCCCGGCTCGTAAAACTAAACGGCAAAAAAGCTGAGGTCGTCTGGGAAAACCAAGAAATGATCAACCATCACGGCGGAGTGGTGCTCGTCGGCGACCATGTATACGGATTTTCGGATCAGCGAAAAGGAAACTTGATGTGCATTGAATTCATGACGGGCAAAGTCGCCTGGATGGAGCGCGTGGAACGCGAACTGCACAAGGGTGCCGTTCATGCCGCCGATGGAATGCTCTACTGCCTCAACGAGACCGAGGGATGGGTCTATTTAGTGGAAGCGAGCCCGTCCGGATTCAAGGAAACTGGAAAATTCCAGCTCCCCAAGGAAACCACTTTGCGCGATGACAACAATGGCAAGGTTTGGTCCCACCCCGTCGTGTTCAATGGGAAACTCTACCTGCGTGATCAGGACCTGATCTTCTGCTACGACGTGAAGGGCTAA
- a CDS encoding sulfatase family protein, which yields MIRNVFYLLLVFASLVSFARADRPNILFISVDDMNCDSVGVYGSPLKDITPHMDRLASEGVRFEYAHVMVGNCYPGRNVMFTGRTSHSNLVEGFYAIKEPHYPHIVDLMKEGGYFTGIFGKESHTTPYYPYVWDMEMAEGVREENHIKDAGAYYRMTAKGIAASEDAEKPFCLLINISDPHLPFYRWSRRQEMEDPYLPSQLYTPEEIPVPGYLPDTPNVRRELAHYYMSVSRADDCLGETLRALSESGQADDTVVVFLSDHGMPFPLAKTCLYHHSTRTPWMVRWPGQVKAGSHDSDHMISALDLLPTLLDIAEIDHPNGLEGRSFYEVLKGNKQPELDHVIKEYNESSGRRRHPMRAVQTKRFNYIFNPWAAGGRKFQAAGQGTLSYREMVALAETDPATAKLLQQYDYRVVEEFFDIEKDPDNLNNLIDNPEYKDEIAAHRAMLGDFMEKTNDPVFAAFRKREDTSYLDGFVEAQQAEAFRRRRVTQERNPNSNRTNSREWNQNR from the coding sequence ATGATTCGTAATGTTTTCTACCTACTCCTCGTTTTTGCCTCATTGGTCTCGTTTGCCCGTGCTGATCGACCGAACATTCTCTTTATCTCCGTCGACGACATGAACTGCGACTCTGTTGGTGTCTACGGGAGCCCATTGAAGGACATCACGCCGCATATGGATCGGCTAGCTTCGGAAGGCGTGCGTTTTGAATATGCCCACGTCATGGTAGGCAACTGCTACCCGGGGCGCAATGTCATGTTTACGGGTCGCACCTCTCATAGCAATTTAGTCGAAGGGTTTTACGCGATCAAGGAGCCGCACTATCCACACATCGTCGATCTAATGAAGGAGGGAGGCTACTTTACGGGCATTTTTGGAAAGGAGTCTCACACTACGCCTTATTACCCGTACGTATGGGACATGGAAATGGCGGAAGGCGTCCGGGAGGAAAATCACATCAAGGACGCGGGGGCCTATTATCGGATGACCGCCAAAGGGATTGCGGCCTCTGAAGACGCGGAAAAGCCGTTCTGCTTGCTAATCAACATTTCCGATCCGCATTTGCCATTCTACCGCTGGAGTCGTCGTCAAGAGATGGAGGATCCCTATCTTCCGAGTCAACTCTACACGCCGGAGGAAATTCCAGTTCCGGGCTATCTTCCCGACACGCCTAATGTACGAAGGGAACTGGCCCATTATTACATGTCCGTCAGCAGGGCAGACGATTGCCTCGGAGAGACGCTTCGGGCTTTGTCTGAATCAGGGCAGGCGGACGACACCGTTGTCGTATTTCTTTCCGATCACGGAATGCCGTTTCCGTTGGCCAAGACGTGTCTGTATCACCATAGCACCCGTACGCCTTGGATGGTTCGCTGGCCGGGGCAGGTCAAAGCGGGATCGCATGATAGCGACCACATGATCTCTGCTCTCGACCTCTTGCCGACTTTGCTAGATATCGCGGAGATCGATCACCCCAATGGACTCGAAGGCCGATCGTTTTATGAAGTTCTCAAGGGAAACAAGCAGCCTGAACTGGATCACGTAATTAAGGAGTATAACGAAAGTTCGGGACGCCGTCGTCATCCGATGCGAGCAGTACAAACCAAGCGTTTCAACTACATTTTTAACCCCTGGGCGGCCGGTGGGCGAAAGTTCCAAGCGGCCGGTCAAGGGACGCTTAGCTACAGAGAGATGGTTGCTCTGGCTGAGACGGATCCAGCTACAGCCAAGCTCTTACAGCAATACGACTATCGTGTCGTGGAAGAGTTTTTCGATATAGAGAAGGATCCAGACAATTTGAATAACCTGATCGACAATCCCGAGTATAAAGACGAGATTGCCGCTCACCGAGCGATGTTAGGCGATTTTATGGAAAAGACCAATGACCCAGTTTTTGCCGCCTTTCGGAAGCGGGAGGACACGAGTTATCTCGACGGGTTCGTAGAGGCCCAGCAGGCGGAGGCATTCCGGCGCAGGCGTGTGACACAGGAAAGAAATCCTAACTCCAATCGAACCAACTCGCGAGAATGGAATCAGAATAGGTAG
- a CDS encoding IclR family transcriptional regulator domain-containing protein, with protein MKILETADRRGNAIINEELEIGLRLLATPAQDQNGSVVAAMNIGLQTPLIGETEMLKTTLPALSAAASELSSRTIL; from the coding sequence ATGAAGATCCTAGAAACCGCAGATCGGCGAGGAAACGCGATCATAAATGAGGAGCTGGAGATTGGTCTGCGCTTGCTGGCGACGCCGGCGCAAGACCAGAACGGATCGGTCGTCGCCGCTATGAATATTGGCCTTCAAACTCCGTTGATCGGCGAAACGGAGATGCTGAAAACGACGCTACCTGCGTTGAGTGCTGCCGCAAGCGAACTTAGCTCGCGTACAATTCTTTGA
- a CDS encoding NIPSNAP family protein: MKFTSSFLFVLTSILFVSSLSVNAHDTRAYEMRTYYAQEGKLDDLIARFRDHTCALFERHGIENVGYWVPQDNTENKLVYIIAFPSRLDRESMWKDFQEDPDWKAAARASSKNGRLITKIESVWLETTDYSMPVKKIQASPDRLFELRTYVANDGRLNHLDARFRDHTIGLFEKHGIENIVYFHPMADQTGATNTLIYLVAHESVEGRKAAFGKFGKDEDWKSAKAFSEERAGGSLTIKGGVKGELLVPTDFSSIK, encoded by the coding sequence ATGAAATTTACCTCTTCTTTCTTATTCGTCCTAACTTCGATTTTGTTCGTTTCCTCGCTCAGCGTTAACGCTCATGACACTCGGGCTTACGAGATGCGCACTTACTACGCCCAAGAGGGTAAGTTGGACGACCTGATTGCCCGATTCAGAGACCACACCTGCGCGTTGTTCGAGCGCCATGGCATTGAGAATGTGGGTTACTGGGTGCCTCAGGACAATACCGAGAATAAGCTGGTTTACATTATTGCATTTCCAAGTCGGCTGGACCGAGAAAGCATGTGGAAGGACTTTCAGGAAGACCCAGATTGGAAGGCTGCTGCCCGGGCATCTTCCAAGAATGGGCGGTTGATCACGAAGATCGAATCGGTGTGGCTGGAAACGACTGACTACTCCATGCCGGTCAAAAAGATTCAGGCATCCCCGGATCGCCTGTTCGAGCTGCGGACCTATGTCGCCAATGATGGGAGGCTGAACCATCTCGACGCGCGTTTCCGCGATCATACCATTGGACTCTTCGAAAAGCACGGCATTGAGAACATCGTATACTTTCACCCGATGGCGGACCAGACAGGTGCCACAAATACTCTGATTTACTTGGTCGCCCACGAGAGCGTAGAAGGCCGCAAGGCCGCCTTTGGCAAATTCGGTAAGGACGAAGACTGGAAGTCTGCCAAGGCCTTCTCAGAAGAACGGGCGGGGGGCAGCCTTACAATAAAAGGCGGAGTCAAAGGAGAACTCTTGGTCCCGACCGATTTTTCTTCGATTAAGTAG